CCCTCCCCATACGCCGGTGGCCGCTATCATACGGTAATCGTTCGCCTTGCTGAAGCGTATCGTTATCGTGTTTATCTTCTCATCCATGGTGGGTGTATCTCCTTGCCATTGATTATATGCAATACAGGGGGTTTCGTCAAAACGTGTCCCCCTTGCCGTTGAATTGACTAATGTCTATAAACTCCATATAATATCGCTGCCATTGCGGCACAGAATACGATATAAGGAGTTTCCCATGAGGATCATCCACCGTATAGCCCTGCTCGCTGTCGGCGTCGGCTCTCTTTTTGCCGTGGAGATGAAGACGGTCTATTCGCTCGCGAACGTAAAAACATCGAAAGAGGTCGAAGCGTTCATGCAAAGCGACCTCCTGTCCTGGATAAACAGCCCTGCCATCATCACCGCGGTAAAGGCCGCGAACGAGAAGAACGCGAAACGCACGCAGGCGGAGATCACCGCGCTCGATAAGGAATGGATGGCGGCGAAGGACGTGACGCCGTTCATGAAGCAGTTCATCGAGAACCCGGTGGCCGAAACGCTGCGCGAGCAGATGAAGCGATCGAAAGGGCTCATCGCCGAAGCGTTCGTCATGGACTATCAGGGGTGCATTGTTGCCGAGGCCGGCAAGACATCGGATTTCTGGCAGGGGGACGAGGATAAATTCACAAAGTCCTGCACCGCCGGCGCCATATTCGTGGACAAGATAAAATTCGATGAAAGCTCAAGAACCTCATCGATGCAGATATCGCTGCCGCTTTTTGATGCGACCGCGAAGAAGGTCGTCGGTGCGATAACCGTGACCGTCGATATGGAAAAACGCGCGCTCCTGAAAGCATACGCAAAGTAGCGCCCGGAGAACAGCATAACGGCCGCGGCCCATTCCGCGGTCCGATGTTCCGAGGAGAAGACCATGAGCATGCGCCTGCGGTTCGTCCTCATCGGCATCGCGATGATAGTCATCGCCACCGGTGTCAACACGTTCATAGGCTTCAGGCAATTCCATGCCGCCATGGACGAGATGAGCGTGACATCGTTCGCCAAGGATGTCGATCACCTCATTCGCGTTGCCCAGGCGGAGGATGACCTCTATTTCGAAGGCACGTATAAAAGCGAGGCGGAGGCGCAGGAGCATACGCTTGACAGGGTGCATGCGCTCTACGGTGCCCTTAAGGATAGCGTCCCGCAGTACGTGTGCATCATCGATGCCGCGGGGGGTATCGTGTTCCATCCGGTGTACAAACGCGGCAGCACCGAATTTGCGAATGAGCCGTACATGAAAACCATGATCGCGCGAAAGAAGGGCTGGCTGGAATATACTCACGACAAAGTGAAGAAATTCTCCGTGTACGCCACCTATGAACCGTGGGGGTGGACCGTTGTGTATGCGCTCCCGCTCAAAGAGCAGGAGCGTGCCGTGCGCCAATACCTTTTCTGGCAGATAATGCTCGCAGTGATCGTCGGCATAGTGCTGTCGGCGGGCCTGTTCGCGCTTACGTCGATAACACTGCGTCCGCTCATCACCGTCAACCGCATGCTCGGCGACATCGCCTCCGGGGATGCCGATCTTACGCGCCGCATCGATGTCCGTATGCGCGGCGAGTTCGCCATGCTGGCGTCAAGCTTCAACCGTTTTGCCGACAAGATACGCGATCTGCTCATCCGCGTCCGGGGCAATATCGGCGTTACGAAAGAGCAGTCGCAGCGGTTGTCGACCAGTATGACGCAGAGCGCCGCGGCTGTCGCTGAGATGGCGGCGAGCATCAAGTCGGTGGAGCATAATGTCGAAACACAGTTCGCGCTCGTCGAGCGTACCGAGGTCGGGAATATCACGCTCAAGGAGAACGCGTTCAATATCTCCCGGAACATCAAGAAGATAAATAAGAAGATGGATGAGCTTACACAGATGATACAGACGAATGCCGCGAGCATTCAGGAGATGGCCTCCTCGGTGGAAGAGATGACGGCGACGATAGCGAGCGTCACCACGGTGGCCGACAAGGCGAACGTGACGGCGGCTGAGCTTACGCGCGTCTCAGCGGAAAGCCGCGAGCTCCTGGGAAGGACCGGCGAGAACATGGAGGGCGTGCTGCGCGCGGTGGGCATCATCAATGACTTCGTCGGCATCATATCGAACGTCGCATCGCAGACGAATCTCCTTGCCATGAACGCCGCCATCGAAGCGGCGCATGCGGGGGCGCACGGCAAGGGTTTCGCGGTGGTCGCCGAGGAGATACGAAAGCTCTCGGACATCGCCAATCGTCAGGCGGATGACGCCATGCATTCGCTCAAGGATATCGAGAAGAACATCAAGACCACGGCGGACGACCTTACTGCGACGGAATCGAATTTCACCGTCGTCGCGGAGGAATCGAAGAAGATATTGTCCGTCGTCGCGCAGGTAAAGAACGCCACCGAAGAGCAGACGGCCGGTTCGCGCGAGATGATGTCCGCGATATCTTCCATATCGCAGTCGACCGCGTCCATCAAGTCCATGTATGAAGAAATAGCATCGGCACTTGCCGCGATG
The sequence above is a segment of the Spirochaetota bacterium genome. Coding sequences within it:
- a CDS encoding methyl-accepting chemotaxis protein, which produces MSMRLRFVLIGIAMIVIATGVNTFIGFRQFHAAMDEMSVTSFAKDVDHLIRVAQAEDDLYFEGTYKSEAEAQEHTLDRVHALYGALKDSVPQYVCIIDAAGGIVFHPVYKRGSTEFANEPYMKTMIARKKGWLEYTHDKVKKFSVYATYEPWGWTVVYALPLKEQERAVRQYLFWQIMLAVIVGIVLSAGLFALTSITLRPLITVNRMLGDIASGDADLTRRIDVRMRGEFAMLASSFNRFADKIRDLLIRVRGNIGVTKEQSQRLSTSMTQSAAAVAEMAASIKSVEHNVETQFALVERTEVGNITLKENAFNISRNIKKINKKMDELTQMIQTNAASIQEMASSVEEMTATIASVTTVADKANVTAAELTRVSAESRELLGRTGENMEGVLRAVGIINDFVGIISNVASQTNLLAMNAAIEAAHAGAHGKGFAVVAEEIRKLSDIANRQADDAMHSLKDIEKNIKTTADDLTATESNFTVVAEESKKILSVVAQVKNATEEQTAGSREMMSAISSISQSTASIKSMYEEIASALAAMKADFDAFDGFSGETAASVRDLKALSTEIKGSVVEMGRGAEEISKATEDVLSLSMTTSESIRALEDEVKTYRVSNEQLLLSSENFLDRAIAVHRLWKTKLIAALGGAALPDRSVVSVDDRCDLGKWIHGEGEQRFGTLPEFVVLKEHHAAFHGSVGHIIDLLASGEREKAHEAIEHGYFASTSEATVAAIGNLRKMVDTTPTRQGQGSAPQHR